The Leptospira stimsonii DNA segment TCCCGGAAACGGCTCCAAGGGGAATCGGTTCTTCAACTCCGAGCGGAAACATGGAAACGGTGAGAACCTGAAAACCGAGCTCCCGAAGACGATGAGTGACCCCGAAACCTTCGTCGCTATGAAATCTTCCGTTGATATGAACTACCTTTTTACCACGGGTCAAAAACGCGTTTGCGATCGCATCGGCCATCCCCGTATCCCAAAGATATTGAGCGTCGATAAATCTTCGTAACATTGCATCATCGGAATTCGCGCCGGGATGACCTTGAAGCGTGCTTTTGATCTTGGTCTCATATCCTTCTTGAGAGAATTTTCGAATCAGATATTTCGGAGGTAAAAAGACCGAACGCAACGGAAATAAAGTTTCCAACCCCGAAGAAGAAACCAAATTCACGTATTTTCTCGGAACGTTGGAAGCGATCACGGGAATTTTCCGTTCCTTTGCGTATTGTAAGAATGGATGATAATCCCTAAGATGATTGGGCCAGAGTTTGAGAGAATTGAGGAACGCCTTTTCACCGATCTGCCCGTTCAAGTATTCGTCCAAGGTTTTCTGTTGATCTCGCTCCAACATCTCCATAGAAAGAACGACTTCGTTCGAAGCGGATATTTTTTTAAACCAATCCAACCGGATTTTGTGGCCGACAGTATCGTCGTGTTCTTCGCCAAAGATTAAAATATCATAATTTTTGAATGAATTAAAAATCACTTCGGGATCGACATTCGTGGAAGTAGATCCTTTTTGGATGATCTCGGGCTGTGGCGGAAGTCCTTCCGTCTTCGAAACTTCTTCCGAAAGGACGGAAAAAAAACTTAACACAAGAAGAATCGAACCAAAAACCCCGCGCTGAAAGTTTACTTTTGTTTTCAAAAAAACCGCTTATTTCAAAAGGGATTCGATTTTTTGAGCGACTTCGACGCTATCCGGTTCTACCGCCGAAAGATAACGCGCTTCGATCTTTCCGTCCTTAGAAATGAGAATCTTTTCGAAATTCCACTGAACGTCTCCGGGCTTCGGAGAATTCTGAGTGAGATATTGATAGAGCGGATGTTGGTCCTTTCCTTTTACGGAAATCTTGGACATCATATCGAAGCTCGCCCCTTTTTGAATTCTACAAAACGTTTCGATCTCCTTGTCTGAACCGGGTTCTTGACTTCCGAAATTGTTCGCGGGAAAGCCTACGACCACAAATCCTTGATCCTTGTATTTTTTATAAACCTTCTCAAGATGATCGTACTGATACGTATATCCGCATTTCGAAGCGACATTCACGACCAGGACGACTTTTCCTTTATACTTGGAGAGCGGGACTTCATTCCCTTTAATGTCCTTTACCTTAAAATCGTAAAAACTTCCTTTCGCAAACGTACCTGCGATTGGAAACAAAATCCCAAGAATGAAAATTAGAATCAAAAGTTTCGTTTGCATGAATGATACCTTCTCGAGAAGAGTTTAAATCCGAATGCAGTTTTGCTTCAATCGTTTTTCGATTCATCCAATCGCATTCTTACTCTCTCAAAGCAAATCGAAACGAATCATTCGATGACAACCGCGATCTTTCCGAAACTTCTCCCCTCTTCCAATTTTTTATGAGCCTCTCCGATTTTTCTCCAAGAAAAAATTTCCGGGTCCACAACCGGTTTCAGAATCTCTGCCTCCGCAAGTCTGGAAATTTCTTTCAGAATCAACCCGTGTTTTTCTCTTCCTTCATTGTGCAAAAGAGGAATCAACATAAAGACGACCGCTAAGTCCAAACTTTTCGAATGCGCCTTTCCTAAGTCGAATGTTCCGGAGGCGTTGATTGTAATCGCTTTTCCTTTTCTCTTTACCATTGCGATCGCAGTTTCAAAACCGCTTCCTCCACCCGTGTCCAACGCAAGATCGAAATCGGCAGTACCGAACTGCTCGAGAGCTCTTTTTTGAATCTCTGATTCCGATCTTCCGCTCACAGCCTCCGCGCCGAGTTTTAAGACGAGTTCCCGTTTCACCGGTTCCGTTACTGTCGCAAAAACTCTCGCTCCGGCCCAACGAGCAAGTTGCACCGCGATATGACCGACACCCCCAGCCCCTCCGGTAATCAAAATCTTATTTCCAGCTTGAAGATTCCCTTTTTCAAAAAGGCCTTCCCAAGCCGTGATGGAAACCAGAGGCAAAACCGCCGATTCGACAAAGTTCAAATTTTTCGGTTTTAGGGCGATCAATCGTTCATCCGCGAGAATGTATTCCGCCAAAGCGCCCCCGGTTCCTGCGAGACCTCCCACACAGCCGAAGACCTCGTCTCCCTTTTTCCAAGCGGAAACGTTATCCGCAACCTCCTCGACGATCCCGGAAACGTCCCCGTGAAGAACCGCAGGAAACGCCGGTGCAATCGGAGGTCCGAACTTTCGAATTTTATAATCCACCGGATTGACGCTCGTGGCCTTGACTTTGATAAGAACATGACCCGGAAGAAGTTTCGGTTTCGTAACCTCCCCTTCCTCAAAAACTTCCGGGCCGCCGAAACGACGGATGATCATCGCTTTCATAAAACATTCTCCTTTCCCTTTTGGGAAGATTCTAACCCGAATTCATTCTTTCTACAATGGCTTGAATTTGAAAGATATTCTTTCCAAAGTGGAAAGAATGAATATCGAAAGTGTTTTGGATCTCGAGTTGTTCGAAGCGGTTTGTGCGGAGGGGAATTTTGCAAAAGCGGCGAGAAGAACCGGGGCTTCGCTTCCAACGATTAGTAAAAGAATCTCGAGACTGGAAAGAGCGCTCAAGGTCACACTCTTTGAAAGAACGACAAGAACGATTCGACTCACGGAAGCAGGGAATCGATTCAGACTTCGAAACGAGAAAATTCTTTCCGAACTTCGAACGGCGGAAAAGGAAGCCGCTTTCGAAAAAGAACTCAAGGGAAAAATAAGAATCACCGCGCCCGCTCCGTTTGCGACTCGAGTCTTACCGAACATGATCGCGAACTTTCAAAATCAACACCCGGAGATCCAATTGGAAGTGATATTCGGAAACGAAAAATTCAATTTGATCGAGGATCGTTTCGATCTGGGAATTCGAATCATGAAACCGATTCGGGGAGAACGCTGTAAAATTCTTTTACCCAATCGGATCGTCGCAGTCGCCTCTCCGAGCTATCTAGAAAAAGTAGGAACTCCATCCCGTCTTTCCGATTTGGAAAATCATTCCATCCTTTTTGTCGACGAACAAGCCAATGTAAGAATTCCCGAGTTGAAAAAAAAGATCTCCGAAATATCGGGAGAAAGATGCGTCCGATCCAACAACGGATCCTTCCTCGTGGAATACGTCGCACGGGGAGGATCCGGAATTCTTTTTCGATCTTTTTGGGACGTAGAAGAACAAATCGAAACTGGAAAACTAAAGAGGATCTTTACAAATCTCCATTGGAAGGCCGAAACATCGGTTTGTCTTTTATTTCCTTCCGGAGAAAAAGCTCCGAAACGAATTCTTCGCTTCTCCGAATTTCTGGAATCTCAGTTTCGTTCCGAGACTTTTTAAGGCTATTGTGGAAGAAATCTTGATAAAACGGATTCCGGCAATAAAGAAGCCGCCGCGAAAATTCCGAAAATCAACGCGAGAATTGCAAGACCCAAGGCGGGAAAAAAACCAAGCGGCTCGCTTCCTCTTTCGATCAAATAGATCGGAGTATCCAGAACATAACCCATGTCCTTATAAATTTTTTCGGATTCGCTATCCAAGGACGTATCGTTGAACCTTCCCTCGATCGCGAATTCGGGAGAAGAAAAATAGGTCCCGTTATCCAATTCTTCCTGAGTCACGTCGCTGTCTTTCACGATCACCTTCACGTGTTTTGATCCGGCTTGATCGAGAGTGGCGACGGGATACGTAATGTGTTGGAGTCGGTCTTTTTTTGTGGAGATAACGTAGTTATTGGCGGGAACCACACCGTCTTTGATCTTGATATATCTCGGAATCTGATCCACGGGTGTGGAAACGAATTCCACAAAAGTAAATTCCGTTTTATGATCCTTTGCGGAATGAAACTTCATATCCGGAACGGCAATTCCGAAAATGACGAAGGCGCTCAGACCGACGCCGCCAATTCGATATAGAATCGAAAATCGATTTAAAAATTGAACCACCTTCAGCGCAAGATTCATTCTATTCTCCTAATATTGTTGAATGATTTTGCAAAGGATATCGAAATCTCGAAATCCAGTCGAATTCTTTTTAAACCGAAATTCAAGTCCCTTAAAATAAAAAAGAATCGAGACTTACAGAAGACCCGATTCTGATTCTAAACGTATTCGAAAGAGATTCCCAAAGAGACGATTTGATTAAACGGCGATTCCTTCAAAAAAAGTAAGGATATTGGAATCTTCGTTCTCTAAATGGTCTAACGCTTGTTCGATGACGGACTCGAGATAATAGGCGTAATTCTTATAACCTTTGAGAAACGTTTTCGTCTCTTCGACACGATCCCCAGGAAGTTTATCCTGAACGATCAACTGGAAAAGAGCGAGAATCCCGAATGCGGATTTGAGAGGATCCGGCGTCGCGGCGATTTTTAAAATCTCGTCCGCGTCTACTTCCTTAAAGGAAGGAAGCAAGTCCGTGATTAGTTCCAAGGCTCCGATCGGAATCTGACGGTCCAATGACTTTACGTAATTGATGATGGCACGATAGGCGCGACTATCTCCGACCCTGGATAGAATCTGAACCACTCCGGAAAGAAGCCTCTTATGATAACCCCAGGAAAGTCTTCCGGAATCCGCATCCCTCATCACCTGGTACAAAAAACTCCACACAAACTTATCGTTTTCGATCGCCTTATCCGCGAGCTCGGTAAGCCATTCGTCGAACGCCGGGTTTTCCATTTCTTTAGAAAGAAACTCTTCCAATTCGGTTGGATTTCTTGTTTCAGGCATGTGGCTCTTTTTGCGCATAGGCTCACGATTATCCACTAGAGAAGATTCCTTTTCCATTCTTTTTCTTGGAAAATAGACGGATTATATAAAAAAACTAAAACAGAAATTAGGAGAGAATTTCGGTTTCCGTTCAGGCAAACCGAATTGGAAAAAAAATTTGAATTCTAATACATTCTTAACATCTCTTTGCAATCGCTAACGCGAAAATGAAACAAGACCCTTGCAATTCTTCTCGGATCTTGCAATCTAATTAGTAAGATGAAACCGAACACAAAGAGGATTTCTTTTACGATTCTTCTTCTCGCTTCTCTCGAAGAACCCTTGTTCTCCGAAGGATACGAAAGCCGATTCGTTTATTTTGAAGAATCTTCGGAAGAAACCAAAGCTCAAAAACAAAAGACGGAGAATTCGATTCGTAAAGAAACGAAAGCTACCTCAAAAATTCAGTATTCCGTGGAACAAAAAGAAGAGAAGGCATTTTCTTCGGAAGAAAACTTCGCAAAATCCGAGATCCTAAAAATCGAGGAAGAATGGAACCGGTATTCTCCGGAGAATCTGAAACAACTCGCGACAAAGCTAAGCACGTTAGGCGCAATCAAGCAGAAATTTCGAGATCACAAAACCGCAATCCGTTTCTACGATCAATCGTTGTCGATCCAAGATCGACTGGGAGAAAAAAAAAGTAAAGAATATGCTCTTACGTTGTATTTGAAATCGATCGCGGAATTTAGAATCGGAAAGACATGTCAGGCGGTGGTCAGTATCCAGTCCGTAATCGAGATCTATCGTTTTTTGGGGGATATGGATTCCGCGATCCAGGCGGAAGATTCTTTGAAAAAATATTCCGGTTTCTGCTTGGAAAAATAAAAACGTTTTGACACGAGGCGAGTTGCGCTCGAAAGGTAGGGATGGCTCGCTTCGTTATGAATCCCCTCTCCACACAAATCTTTCAGGATATCTATCACGCTTCTCAATCAGGAAGAATGATCACAATGGGGGATCTGGAAGTAAACACTGCAAAATCCGCACATCAATTGAGACCTCATTTGGAAGATCTCAAAGAATCCAGCCTCGTCGTCGAACATCCGGAAGGTTTTGAAATCGCGCCCTCCGGAAATCATTACTATCAAAGTCGCTGGGGTTAAGTGCGATCGCTCCGAAAACAGGGATCGCATTAAATTATATTTTACTAATTTATATTTTTTGAAACTATTTCACTCCAAAGAATTCCGGTTCTTATCTTAAGCAAAAAAGATTCAAGTTGAAATTTCCTTCCTGAACCCAAAAATCCTGCACTTTCTATTTTCGAAGAGGAAATGAAGGAAAACTTTCAGACAACGTGCGTTCCACAATCGGGATCGATTCGTTTCTCCGGGCAAAAAACCGCCTTAAAAGTGGAAGGAATTCACCTGTTTATTTTTGTTCCTTGCTATTTATAGAATATCTCGCGGCAGAGAAACCGCGTCTCAAGACTCGAGCTTTTTTTATTCCGGCTTACTTCGGTTTAAAAGAAAAACGGCGAGAACCGCAAATGAGCCTCCGACTATAGTCGTGTAACTCGGAATTTCGCCCAAGAAGATCCAACTCCCCAGAAGCGCCGTAACCGGAACGAGAAAGATAAAAGAACTCGCAACCCTAGAACCCAACTTCGAAGAGGCAAAAAAATAAACGGTTGTTCCGAACGTAGTCGATATCACGGCAAGATAAAGAATTTGAATCCAAAATCCGGGGTTTGCCGAAAGTGCCTTTGTAACTCCGTAGGGAATTGCGAGAAAAAAATCAAGAACCGTTCCGATCGAAAATACATAAAAGCTATAGACTAAAGGAGAAATGGTCTGACCCGTGCTATGACTATTCATACTCAGGAACGCCCAGCTAAACGCGCAAAGAAGAAAGAAAATATTTCCCGATTGAAACAGAGAATTCCAATTCAAATTCCAAATCTGAAGAAGGATACAACCGCCCACAAGTCCAAGAACCAGACCGACCGCTTCCCTACCCGCCGGCAATTTTCTTTGAAACGAATGAACGAGAACGTAAGTAAAAATTGGATTCATCGTAGTCACGAGCACTCCGCCCGCTCCTGCCAGCCCGTTATTCAGTCCCAGAAAAAAGAACTGGTTGTAGACCGTATAGAGGATTCCACCGATGCCCACTTGTAAAAAAATTCGATAACTCGGTAAACGAAAGGATTCCTTTCTCCAGAGAACGACGGGAAACAAGGAAACCGCGGTGGCTAAGAATCTCCAGAAAATAATTACGTTCGGATGTTGATCGGCAACGATTAATTTCGCGGAAGGCCAAGCGAAACCCCAAGAAACCATGGAGATCACCAATAAGAAATAGAATTTTGTGCTAGCGGCGGATTGCATAAAGGAGTAGCCCCTTTTACCAATCTCGGAAATTGAAAATCAGATACAATCCTAACTTCTGTATTCTTCTATTTAACGAAAACGAGCTTCCGATTCAAGAAGATCGTTTTCGTTACATGAAAAGTTGAATCAGCCTTTGTTTCGATTTCGATATTCTTTAACGAGCTCGGGTAACTTCGACATGGAAGAATGAATTCGATGCATCTCTAACGCGGGTTTGGCGGGAATTCCGAAATACGCTACTTTTTCGGTGCTGTCTTCGGTGAGTCCGGACATTCCCATCAGAATCGAACCCTTCCTCATAGTGATTCCCTCCGCGACAGCGGCTTGTCCGCCCATGATGACTCCGTCTTCCAGTGTGACGGAACCGGCAAGAACGGTCCCGCCGGCTATATACACGTAGTTTCCAACTCTACAGTTGTGAGCGATATGAACATGATCGTCGAATTTTGTGTGGTTCCCGACCGAAGTTGTTTCAATCGTCGCGCGATCTACGGTGCAACAAGCACCCATCTCGACGTAATCTCCGATAACGGAAATTCCAATTTGAGGAACCTTATAACGAACGCCGGCCTTATCATAAAAACCGAAACCGTCAGCGCCGATCACGGTATTCGGATGAATTAGATTGTGTTTTCCTAATATACAATTGTAGGCGACGATCACTCCCGATTTAAGAATCGTTCCCTCGCCGATCTTCACGCCGCTTTCGATCACAACGTTGGGAAAAATTTGACATCCATCTCCGATCTCTACGTTTTCTTGAATCACCGCAAAATCCATGATCGTAACGTTCTTCCCGATCTTTGCGCTTGGATGAATACTTGCCTTCTCGGAAATCGAAGATGCAAACTTCGGTTTTTTCTCATAAAGAGAAAGTAACTCGATAAATTTTAATCTCGCTTCTCCTTCGGGGACAATCAAGGCGGAAGGAAATTCCGAGGCTAATGGGGCAATCGTCAACGCCATCTGAACTTGCTTTGCTTTTGAGTTCGAGCTGAGATATTTCTTCGCTTCGAAATAATAAATTTTATCCGCTTGAACAGGAGAATGATTTTCGATATCGCCGACGCCGATGATTTCCTGCTCGCCGTTTCCTTTTAATTCCAACCCGAGGGTTTTCGCTAAATCTTTGGCTTTCATGATAATCAAATTTTTATAATCCAAAAAAAGGACTCAACTCGTTTTTTTCGATTTATCAATTTGATAGAAGTAGATTCGATATTATAGAAAAATAAAAGAGTTTCCACTTACTCAAAGAATGCTTTTATAAAATGATACCTCACTCATTTTTTACAAACCGGACAGTGTTCACTATTGCAAAACATAGAGCTTGAAAAGAAAAATAAGACCTCTCTTTTCAAAATAGGTTCTCTTTCTTTTACAAAAATAGAGTAATATTTTTTACCATTCCGATTGAGATAGCGTAAGAATCCTTCCGCATCCGATAAAAAAATGCGAAAGGATCCTGAATTTCTAAAAGAGAGACGATTCAAATTCTTCAATTTTTGGTAAGAATTTCATCGTAAGATCGATGTCGTCCCAGCCATTTTTAATTCTTTCCGTTAAAGATTCAGAAAGTTTAAAGTTATATTTTTTTACTCCGGCAACGAGGACTAACGTTTCTAAATCGACCTCAACTTCCCCATCTTCGTTTTCCTCTACGTAAGCCAAGATCTCTTCCACTTCCTTAAGGGACAATTTGATCAAGGCGATTCCATTCTTAGCGCAATTTCCGAAGAATATATCCGCAAAAGACGGTGCGATGATCGCACGAAATCCAAAATCGGATAAGGCCCAAGGCGCGTGTTCTCTGCTGGATCCGCACCCAAAATTCTCACCCGAGATCAAAACGGAAGCGTTCCGGTATCTCTTTTCATTGAATACGAAAGCGGGATTTTCCTTCTCTCCTTCTTCGTCCAAGTATCTCCAGTTGTGAAAGAGATGTTTGCCGAATCCAGTACGTTCTACCTTCTTCATAAATTGTTTTGGTAGAATCTGATCCGTATCGATATCTTTTCTATAAAGCGGAACCGCAATTCCTTTGTGTCGTTTCCATGAATGACTCATCTTTTTTCCTCCGTTAATTCTGAGATAGTTCCGAATCTACCCAAGATAGCCGCGACGACGGCGCTTTCAGGACTGACGAGGTGGGTTCTTCCGCCTCTTCCTTGCCTTCCTTCAAAATTTCGATTGGA contains these protein-coding regions:
- a CDS encoding DMT family transporter, whose translation is MQSAASTKFYFLLVISMVSWGFAWPSAKLIVADQHPNVIIFWRFLATAVSLFPVVLWRKESFRLPSYRIFLQVGIGGILYTVYNQFFFLGLNNGLAGAGGVLVTTMNPIFTYVLVHSFQRKLPAGREAVGLVLGLVGGCILLQIWNLNWNSLFQSGNIFFLLCAFSWAFLSMNSHSTGQTISPLVYSFYVFSIGTVLDFFLAIPYGVTKALSANPGFWIQILYLAVISTTFGTTVYFFASSKLGSRVASSFIFLVPVTALLGSWIFLGEIPSYTTIVGGSFAVLAVFLLNRSKPE
- the leuD gene encoding 3-isopropylmalate dehydratase small subunit, translated to MSHSWKRHKGIAVPLYRKDIDTDQILPKQFMKKVERTGFGKHLFHNWRYLDEEGEKENPAFVFNEKRYRNASVLISGENFGCGSSREHAPWALSDFGFRAIIAPSFADIFFGNCAKNGIALIKLSLKEVEEILAYVEENEDGEVEVDLETLVLVAGVKKYNFKLSESLTERIKNGWDDIDLTMKFLPKIEEFESSLF
- a CDS encoding glutathione peroxidase yields the protein MQTKLLILIFILGILFPIAGTFAKGSFYDFKVKDIKGNEVPLSKYKGKVVLVVNVASKCGYTYQYDHLEKVYKKYKDQGFVVVGFPANNFGSQEPGSDKEIETFCRIQKGASFDMMSKISVKGKDQHPLYQYLTQNSPKPGDVQWNFEKILISKDGKIEARYLSAVEPDSVEVAQKIESLLK
- a CDS encoding ChaN family lipoprotein; the protein is MLLVLSFFSVLSEEVSKTEGLPPQPEIIQKGSTSTNVDPEVIFNSFKNYDILIFGEEHDDTVGHKIRLDWFKKISASNEVVLSMEMLERDQQKTLDEYLNGQIGEKAFLNSLKLWPNHLRDYHPFLQYAKERKIPVIASNVPRKYVNLVSSSGLETLFPLRSVFLPPKYLIRKFSQEGYETKIKSTLQGHPGANSDDAMLRRFIDAQYLWDTGMADAIANAFLTRGKKVVHINGRFHSDEGFGVTHRLRELGFQVLTVSMFPLGVEEPIPLGAVSGNDFTVVTERKEKEN
- the lpxD gene encoding UDP-3-O-(3-hydroxymyristoyl)glucosamine N-acyltransferase, which translates into the protein MKAKDLAKTLGLELKGNGEQEIIGVGDIENHSPVQADKIYYFEAKKYLSSNSKAKQVQMALTIAPLASEFPSALIVPEGEARLKFIELLSLYEKKPKFASSISEKASIHPSAKIGKNVTIMDFAVIQENVEIGDGCQIFPNVVIESGVKIGEGTILKSGVIVAYNCILGKHNLIHPNTVIGADGFGFYDKAGVRYKVPQIGISVIGDYVEMGACCTVDRATIETTSVGNHTKFDDHVHIAHNCRVGNYVYIAGGTVLAGSVTLEDGVIMGGQAAVAEGITMRKGSILMGMSGLTEDSTEKVAYFGIPAKPALEMHRIHSSMSKLPELVKEYRNRNKG
- a CDS encoding LysR family transcriptional regulator, whose product is MNIESVLDLELFEAVCAEGNFAKAARRTGASLPTISKRISRLERALKVTLFERTTRTIRLTEAGNRFRLRNEKILSELRTAEKEAAFEKELKGKIRITAPAPFATRVLPNMIANFQNQHPEIQLEVIFGNEKFNLIEDRFDLGIRIMKPIRGERCKILLPNRIVAVASPSYLEKVGTPSRLSDLENHSILFVDEQANVRIPELKKKISEISGERCVRSNNGSFLVEYVARGGSGILFRSFWDVEEQIETGKLKRIFTNLHWKAETSVCLLFPSGEKAPKRILRFSEFLESQFRSETF
- a CDS encoding tetratricopeptide repeat protein, producing the protein MEQKEEKAFSSEENFAKSEILKIEEEWNRYSPENLKQLATKLSTLGAIKQKFRDHKTAIRFYDQSLSIQDRLGEKKSKEYALTLYLKSIAEFRIGKTCQAVVSIQSVIEIYRFLGDMDSAIQAEDSLKKYSGFCLEK
- a CDS encoding zinc-dependent alcohol dehydrogenase family protein, with translation MKAMIIRRFGGPEVFEEGEVTKPKLLPGHVLIKVKATSVNPVDYKIRKFGPPIAPAFPAVLHGDVSGIVEEVADNVSAWKKGDEVFGCVGGLAGTGGALAEYILADERLIALKPKNLNFVESAVLPLVSITAWEGLFEKGNLQAGNKILITGGAGGVGHIAVQLARWAGARVFATVTEPVKRELVLKLGAEAVSGRSESEIQKRALEQFGTADFDLALDTGGGSGFETAIAMVKRKGKAITINASGTFDLGKAHSKSLDLAVVFMLIPLLHNEGREKHGLILKEISRLAEAEILKPVVDPEIFSWRKIGEAHKKLEEGRSFGKIAVVIE